The Procambarus clarkii isolate CNS0578487 chromosome 12, FALCON_Pclarkii_2.0, whole genome shotgun sequence DNA window atatatatataattataccagtataatctaataatatatactggtctaataaaataattagaccagttaatactctcactcgttgtgttaggatatgttagcttgataaaactgactgttcattgttgagaaatgtgttaacaaacaatatatctgacttatcaagactgtagcttgcttagcaaaaggaactttttttaaatttgggttcagtttaactaccgctcaagggatgagtaattggggcataataaaggaactaagctgataaaatgaaagatgggaaaacaacattagaaagataaactcgagagacgttttcatgttaacccgaaaattatttgaggagcaagacagactgcgggtcaagcaattggtctttatgctatcgtgatgggggatcagccattacacgtgttaatgactcttgtatagttgtgtagttaaggacatcagggtaaaggggtaatgggcattgtggttgattgttctacctgggaatcctccactgttttatatcttatgtatgtatgtatgtactaacctagttgtggttgcaagggttgaactttggctctttggtcccgccacttgaatacatacactttccatacacttgaaactgtgtatggaatcagcctccaccacattactgcctaaagcattccatttattaactactctgacactgaaaagttctttctataatctctctgtggctcatttgggtactcagcttccacctgtgtccccttgtgcgtgtaccacatgtgttaaataaatgtatgtatgtatgtacgtatgtatgtatgtatgtatgtatgtatgtatgtatgtatgtatgtatgtatgtatgtatgtatgtatgtaaggagagagagagagagagagagagagagagagagagagagagagagagagagagagagagagagagagagagagaaagagatgaagatcgagacagagaaatagatatagacagagtcagggagagaatgttagacacagagacgtatagataaggatatgcaaagtcagtgagagaatgacagagatagagcgaggaaagagacagagagataggctgacacagagaatgtcagaaacgaggagaggcagagggacagggacagacggacagggccagaggagggacgggggaacagagggggagcagtgggacagggagggagacagggacagagaggggggcatggacagagacagagacagagggacagggtcagagagggggaccgggggacagagggaggagaggggggcaggagaccaagagagaggggacagaggagagacagggacaaggggacagagatggatagggggactggaggaaagggagggggacagatgatggacagcggacagaaagagtgggcagggggacagagaggtacaggggacagagatggacagggggacatagaggaacagggggacagagagtgacagggggacagagagaggaacaggaggacagagaagaacagggggacagagagagacaggggggacagagacagggacaatgggatagagagggacagggggacagagagatggaaaggggggacagggggacagagagggggaaagggatctgggacagaggacagaaaatgtgggcaaggggacaaagtgagggacaggagacaaagatggacagggggacaaagatggacaagggggacaggaggaaaggggggagatgtatgaggggaaatgtttgcggaagatggagaaggggtatttagaacggtaagttagagagggggcaactaaggcccatcattgaaaaacaaatgagcatcattgcaatagcaggagccacgcacatctttagcctgcgttgttgagacattgtcaattaagcggtgtccaatagcagtatcttcggtatttaagcgttaccttaaaaaatactggaaatattgaaagctattaatccagatattaatccccttgtgcaacgcacacaagaggcaacagcttctagctctacaagccgcaatataaaatagagaataggcgattgttttcactcacagtgtaataaacccacggacccacccacccgctgaagccgtaaatgccaagacattacttccgtttaaaattaagccggaataatcctcaggtatgtggaggatgtgggaggcctttgatcaaccaccgacttcctgccccgtcgacggggccatcagccctcagtgtgccctcagccaaaataatgtgaaacatgtatgtgggtgtattaaatattttaatttattatttccaagatttagctgttagctcttggaccccgcctttctaagcgtcggttgtctaatgtaccgactctcggcctcttttcctccatcatatctaaacaacatatatttttatctaacacactcacacatccccaagatgcagcctttagcagcttcctgactttcaggttcctatttactgcaaggtgaatagaggcattagtgtgtgtatgtttgtgtctgtgtgtgtgtgtgtgtacgtgtgtgtgtttgtgtgtatactcacctagttgtggttgcggggggttgagctctggctctttggtcccacctctcaactggcaatcaactgatgtacagattcctgagcctactgggctctatcatatctgcatttgaaactgtgtatggagtcagcctccaccacatcactgcctaatgcattccatctattaactactctgacactgaaaaagttctttctaacatcctagtggttcatttgggtactaagtttccacctgtgtccccttgttcgcctaccacccgtgttaaacagtttatctttatgtaccctatcaattgcatttctcgcagcctgtcctcgtaactcatgcctcttagtcctgggactagcctattggcataccactaaactttttcaagcttcgtcttgtgctttttttttttttttttttttttttttttttgagatatatacaagagttgttatattcttgtacagcctagtactaagtatatggtgtttggctagataagagtaaaactgcttgtagattagtttttcaaaaaatgttgacaagttaggcaggattgatataggtctgtagttgttaacatctgtgagatcaccacatttgtgtacaggggtaactcgctttttttaggataactggaaaggtttggagttcaagttcaagtagcttttcaaaaaatgttgacatgttaggcaggattgatataggtctgtagttgttaacatctgtgagatcaccacatttgtgtacaggggtaactcgctttttttaggataactggaaaggtttggagttcaagtgacctgttgaagagcatgagaattctttggagacaattcctaacctatacttcttctcaaggtcatgttttttattaatgggtttaagtattccctttgtaagcaagggattgttaagccttttggttatgcttacaaaaaagtcacaggacagacattatcagcagcagttataaaattgtcaatagcagtttcattgtgcagcctaaaacttaactcccttgactctagaggtatatatattaggtttaggttaggtttttttaattaaaccagccaggatgagtgaagccatgaagggcgtttttattaattaaaacacccaaatgttgggtgcttcaggtgttgttcctcttggatgatcttgtacctctctgtctcacacctgtaagaatgagtgatatggttaagggggaaacaaagtgcaggcaaggcaatggaggccagtagtaatcttagggctaggataattagaaattagagaaattaagtaagagaaattagcaagagaaatcaggtaaaatttattatacttaacttttgtatcatcagtttagtagtaaatcttcatcttcatcatcatcatcttcactgtcacaaagctccaggtagggctcagaaacatcaacatcctcttcctggtatccaaataaacgctttgcatcactcagcttgtcagaacacaacttttgcccttgcttcaaaagagccaagattccactcttatttttggttgataggtgcttctcttcaatagtgtacttgttaggatcctgtaatatatagactatttaatggggtttaagacatttacaaatttccctgaaaatactaaagaaattagaataaataaataaagttttcggtaaaagttcaaatatatgtaaaacacaccagtacagtatatgaaaaccatggaattgtctacctgtcaaagttgtaaatagcaagactttactcaagtataaaattctgctggataaatgtttatgaagaactgaattgcaacacacatttaggctgttagcttaccttgcttagatatgaaggaaaaattccacataacaactcttcagtatgttcggttaaaatctctctcttattcttgtaatatgcgagataatgcagcatttcttgaacagtgtgttgttgctcttctctggatctcttctgaagctccacatcttctactgccttctttttttgagcaagggacactaataaaagaggaaaattatatttactgcaagtaaactacaactcaatttaatgtaattacagtttaggtacttgcattatacatactatacatagtttattgtgcagtatcaacctgataaaaacctacggattatgatactgcacctattttacaaacagtagtgatgatattttacttcaaaaataagtaaagcttatccattatgcatgctaaatgttagttatcttgataaggccgaattgtaacccctgataaaatgagatgtagttacataccattttggctatgatgaggcaataaattgtgccatggcaggataccttctattgcatccttttcactgagaatttcagagttttcactattgtagatttttatgaagccttgaagctttttcctatcacactcatttctgtgccggagtgaagagcgcattttactggatgctgcaaataaagttttttggctgaaagttttaaagttgttaaaaaaatttcctcatcataagagtttgttctggaaactggaacatattggaggggtgacaggtaagcttctaacatggattaaaaaatttcaaactgatagaaaaatgagggcagtaatcagaggcaatgtattggactggagaaatgtcacgagtggagtaccacagggtttagttctggcattcatggataaataataaataaattgttcatgatttttttagacaaaagctagaatatgcagcagttgtatggtgcccatatcttaagaagtacatgtacaaacttgaaatgatacaaagacgtcatgggtgtcataggggccccagca harbors:
- the LOC138364096 gene encoding uncharacterized protein; amino-acid sequence: MRSSLRHRNECDRKKLQGFIKIYNSENSEILSEKDAIEGILPWHNLLPHHSQNVSLAQKKKAVEDVELQKRSREEQQHTVQEMLHYLAYYKNKREILTEHTEELLCGIFPSYLSKDPNKYTIEEKHLSTKNKSGILALLKQGQKLCSDKLSDAKRLFGYQEEDVDVSEPYLELCDSEDDDDEDEDLLLN